A region from the Leguminivora glycinivorella isolate SPB_JAAS2020 chromosome 3, LegGlyc_1.1, whole genome shotgun sequence genome encodes:
- the LOC125224701 gene encoding retinol dehydrogenase 13-like, with protein MCLITQLLFILLFLIFAFWAYTRITCGICKSSRHLVGKVVIVTGANAGIGFETAKNLAERGARVIMACRNEGRATVARDEIIAATSNLDVHYRHLDLASLKSVREFADNINNTEERVDILINNAAIYGSKLEKTEDGLLLGMQSNHFGPFLLTCLLLPKLKSSAPSRIINVSSIAHEKGIIDFDNLNGEKEMDETIHESKVYALSKLCNILMTVELARQLQGIGVTVNCLHPGVVVTEILNYVPVIGHLLPILKYFFKDTWEGAQTSVYLAVAPEVASVSGRYFKDCREVKPSKSAQDVYVARKLWEVSEKIVKLK; from the coding sequence ATGTGTTTAATAACACAGTTATTATTCATACTCTTATTCCTCATATTCGCTTTCTGGGCTTATACGAGAATAACGTGCGGTATCTGCAAAAGCAGTCGACATTTGGTAGGGAAAGTGGTTATAGTGACCGGCGCAAATGCGGGCATCGGATTTGAAACTGCCAAGAATCTCGCGGAGAGGGGGGCGCGAGTGATTATGGCGTGCAGGAACGAGGGCCGCGCCACCGTCGCCCGCGATGAGATCATCGCTGCCACCAGCAATCTTGATGTGCACTACAGACACCTCGATCTCGCTTCCTTGAAATCCGTCCGGGAATTCGCCGACAACATCAACAACACAGAAGAACGAGTCGACATTCTTATAAACAACGCTGCCATTTACGGCTCGAAACTGGAGAAGACCGAAGATGGACTGCTTCTAGGCATGCAATCCAACCATTTTGGACCATTTTTGCTGACATGCTTGCTTCTGCCGAAACTAAAATCTTCAGCACCTAGTCGCATAATCAATGTCTCTTCTATAGCGCATGAAAAGGGGATCATCGATTTTGATAACCTTAACGGCGAGAAAGAAATGGATGAAACGATACACGAGAGCAAGGTATATGCTTTATCTAAATTGTGCAACATATTGATGACTGTTGAGCTGGCTCGGCAGTTGCAAGGAATCGGTGTTACCGTTAATTGTTTGCATCCGGGAGTCGTGGTTACCGAGATCTTAAATTACGTACCAGTGATTGGCCACTTACTGCCCattttgaagtattttttcAAAGATACCTGGGAAGGTGCTCAAACCTCGGTTTATCTCGCCGTGGCACCAGAGGTCGCGTCAGTCAGCGGTCGTTACTTTAAAGACTGCCGTGAAGTGAAACCCTCGAAAAGTGCACAAGATGTGTACGTAGCCCGCAAGTTGTGGGAAGTGTCTGAGAAGATagttaaattgaaataa